From Saccopteryx leptura isolate mSacLep1 chromosome 3, mSacLep1_pri_phased_curated, whole genome shotgun sequence, one genomic window encodes:
- the LRP12 gene encoding low-density lipoprotein receptor-related protein 12 isoform X2 has protein sequence MARCWSTKESPRWRSALVLLLLTGVYACGETPEQIRAPSGVITSPGWPSEYPARINCSWLIRANPGEIITISFQDFDIQGSRRCSLDWLTIETYKNAGSYRACGSTVPPPYISSQDHVWIRFHSDDSISRKGFRLAYFSGKSEEPNCACDQFRCGNGKCIPEAWKCNNMDECGDSSDEEICAKEANPPTSVPFQPCAYNQFQCLSRFTKVYTCLPESLKCDGNIDCLDLGDEIDCDVPTCGQWLKYFYGTFNSPNYPDFYPPGSNCTWLIDTGDHRKVILRFTDFKLDGTGYGDYVKIYDGLEENPHKLLRVLTAFDSHAPLTVVSSSGQIRVHFCADKVNAARGFNATYQVDGFCLPWEIPCGGSWGCYTEQQRCDGYWHCPNGRDEVNCTMCQKEEFPCSRNGVCYPRSDRCNYQNHCPNGSDEKNCFFCQPGNFHCKNNRCVFESWVCDSQDDCGDGSDEDNCPVIVPTRVITAAVIGSLICGLLLVIALGCTCKLYSLRMFERRSFETQLSRVEAELLRREAPPSYGQLIAQGLIPPVEDFPVCSPNQASVLDNLRLAVRSQLGFTSIRLPMAGRSSNIWNRIFNFARSRHSGSLALVSADGDEVVPSQSTSREPERNHTHRGLFSMESDDTDTENERRDTAGASGGVAAPLPQKVPPTTAVEATVGASGSSSTQSTRGGHTDNGRDVTSVEPPSVSPARHQLTSALSRMTQGLRWVRFTLGRSSSVTQNQSPLRQLDNGVSGREEDDDVEMLIPVSDGASDFDVNDCSRPLFDLASDQGPGSRQPYTATNPGVRPGSRDGPCERCGIVHTAQIPDTCLEATLKNETSDDEALLVC, from the exons TTTTCAGGATTTTGATATCCAGGGGTCCAGAAGATGCAGCTTGGACTGGCTGACGATAGAGACGTACAAGAACGCGGGGAGTTACCGGGCTTGCGGCTCCACGGTTCCGCCGCCGTACATTTCCTCACAAGACCACGTCTGGATCAGGTTTCACTCCGACGACAGTATCTCCAGAAAGGGTTTCAGACTGGCATATTTTTCag GGAAATCTGAGGAACCAAACTGTGCTTGTGATCAGTTCCGTTGCGGAAATGGGAAATGTATTCCAGAAGCCTGGAaatgcaataacatggatgaatgtGGAGACAGTTCCGACGAAGAGATCTGTGCTAAAGAAGCTAATCCCCCGACATCTGTCCCCTTCCAGCCGTGCGCTTACAACCAGTTCCAGTGTCTGTCTCGGTTTACCAAAGTTTACACTTGCCTCCCTGAGTCTTTAAAGTGTGATGGGAACATTGACTGCCTTGACCTAGGGGACGAGATAGACTGTGACGTGCCAACTTGTGGGCAgtggttaaaatatttttatggtacTTTTAATTCTCCCAATTATCCAGACTTTTATCCCCCGGGCAGCAATTGCACCTGGTTAATAGACACTGGTGATCACCGTAAAGTCATTTTACGCTTCACTGACTTTAAACTTGATGGTACTGGTTATGGGGATTATGTCAAAATTTACGACGGCTTGGAGGAGAACCCACACAAGCTTTTGCGAGTGTTAACGGCCTTTGATTCTCATGCACCCCTTACAGTTGTTTCTTCCTCTGGACAGATAAGGGTGCACTTTTGTGCGGATAAAGTGAATGCTGCCAGGGGGTTTAATGCTACTTACCAGGTAGACGGCTTCTGTTTGCCGTGGGAAATACCCTGTGGAGGCAGCTGGGGGTGTTACACTGAGCAGCAGCGCTGCGACGGATACTGGCATTGCCCAAATGGGAGGGATGAAGTCAACTGTACCATGTGCCAAAAGGAAGAGTTCCCGTGTTCCCGAAACGGTGTCTGTTATCCTCGTTCTGATCGCTGCAACTACCAGAATCATTGCCCAAATGGCTCAGATGAAAAAAACTGCTTTTTTTGCCAGCCTGGAAACTTTCATTGTAAAAACAATCGTTGTGTGTTTGAAAGCTGGGTGTGCGACTCTCAGGATGACTGCGGGGATGGCAGCGATGAGGATAACTGCCCAGTGATTGTGCCCACCAGAGTCATTACCGCGGCCGTCATAGGGAGCCTCATCTGCGGCCTGCTGCTCGTCATCGCGTTGGGATGCACCTGTAAGCTTTATTCTCTGAGAATGTTTGAACGGAG ATCATTTGAAACACAGTTATCAAGAGTTGAAGCAGAATTGTTAAGAAGAGAAGCTCCTCCCTCTTATGGACAATTGATTGCTCAGGGTTTAATTCCGCCAGTTGAAGATTTTCCTGTTTGTTCACCTAATCAG GCTTCTGTGCTGGACAACCTGCGGCTAGCTGTGCGTTCTCAGCTGGGATTTACTTCCATCAGGCTTCCTATGGCCGGCAGATCCAGCAACATTTGGAATCGTATTTTCAATTTTGCAAGATCACGTCATTCGGGGTCATTGGCTTTGGTCTCCGCAGATGGCGACGAGGTTGTCCCTAGTCAGAGCACCAGTAGAGAACCTGAAAGAAATCATACTCACAGAGGTTTGTTTTCCATGGAGTCGGAcgacacagacacagaaaacgaGAGAAGAGATACAGCAGGAGCGTCTGGTGGGGTCGCAGCTCCTTTGCCCCAGAAAGTCCCTCCCACGACGGCAGTGGAAGCAACCGTGGGAGCAAGTGGAAGTTCCTCAACTCAGAGTACGCGAGGTGGTCACACAGATAATGGAAGGGATGTGACAAGTGTGGAACCCCCAAGTGTGAGTCCAGCACGTCACCAGCTCACAAGTGCGCTAAGTCGCATGACTCAGGGGCTGCGTTGGGTACGTTTTACATTAGGGCGATCAAGCTCCGTAACTCAGAACCAGAGTCCTTTGAGACAGCTTGATAATGGAGTCagtggaagagaagaagatgatGATGTTGAAATGCTAATTCCAGTTTCTGATGGAGCTTCAGACTTTGATGTGAATGACTGTTCTAGACCTCTTTTTGATCTTGCCTCAGATCAAGGACCAGGCTCTAGGCAACCATATACTGCAACAAACCCTGGAGTGAGGCCAGGTAGTCGAGACGGCCCCTGTGAGCGCTGTGGCATCGTCCACACTGCCCAGATACCGGACACTTGCTTAGAAGCAACACTGAAAAATGAAACGAGCGATGATGAGGCTTTGTTAGTTTGCTAG